A portion of the Patescibacteria group bacterium genome contains these proteins:
- a CDS encoding DUF5679 domain-containing protein, translating to MITGYCVKCKEKGVELSAPEIHQTSKGGYMAKGKHEKCGTTVCAMMSKDNAEKAIADGATKSY from the coding sequence ATGATTACAGGATACTGTGTTAAATGCAAAGAAAAAGGAGTTGAATTATCAGCCCCAGAGATTCACCAAACTAGTAAAGGTGGATATATGGCCAAAGGCAAGCACGAAAAATGTGGAACAACTGTTTGTGCGATGATGTCTAAAGATAATGCCGAAAAAGCAATAGCAGACGGCGCTAC
- a CDS encoding tryptophan-rich sensory protein, with protein sequence MDGRTIYSQYIKPPWSPPSWVIGLVWSFLYVIIAVSFSAVFYSAYKKQIPRVVALPFALNIIFNFAFPYIQFDLANNFLASIDILLVVVTLIWALFAVWRKAPELKWVVYVNIPYLLWGVYASSVQLGITYLNA encoded by the coding sequence ATGGACGGAAGAACAATCTACTCACAATACATAAAACCACCGTGGTCGCCACCGTCGTGGGTAATTGGCCTTGTATGGTCGTTTTTGTATGTGATTATTGCAGTTTCCTTTAGCGCGGTTTTTTATAGTGCATATAAAAAGCAAATTCCGCGGGTAGTTGCTTTGCCTTTTGCTCTTAATATTATTTTCAACTTTGCCTTTCCATACATACAATTCGATTTGGCTAATAATTTTCTGGCATCTATCGACATATTGCTCGTTGTAGTCACACTCATATGGGCACTATTTGCAGTTTGGCGTAAAGCTCCCGAACTCAAATGGGTCGTATATGTAAACATCCCTTATCTTTTGTGGGGCGTATATGCGAGCTCTGTGCAGCTTGGAATTACTTATTTAAATGCCTAA
- a CDS encoding methyltransferase domain-containing protein translates to MTSPITKNNEKSYDLHANDWHNAMATNFGHKYLEKPAMTSLLPESLQAKSVLCIGVGTGEELSELINRSPREVVAIDISEELLKITASKFPDIELHKMDMMDLAFASERFDYVYSSLALHYANDWDKLLTGIFRVLKQNGHLIFSTHNPAYWGKKPATGESYTNLRGVRVSEHQDTLPGGVEITYYNLEGQAEIKEAVEHAGFTLEKSFEPEVREADLTSLSEAESLSYTKLKTKNALLPLFYIVSATKS, encoded by the coding sequence ATGACCAGTCCCATAACAAAGAATAACGAAAAATCTTATGACCTGCATGCTAACGACTGGCACAATGCAATGGCGACAAACTTTGGGCACAAATACCTTGAGAAGCCAGCCATGACTAGCCTTCTGCCAGAATCGCTGCAAGCTAAATCCGTCCTATGTATAGGCGTGGGCACAGGTGAGGAGCTGAGTGAGCTTATCAATCGAAGCCCAAGAGAAGTTGTTGCAATTGATATCTCAGAGGAACTACTCAAGATTACTGCGTCTAAGTTCCCCGATATTGAGCTCCACAAAATGGACATGATGGATCTCGCATTTGCAAGCGAACGCTTTGACTATGTATATTCTAGCTTGGCCCTTCATTACGCCAATGATTGGGACAAGCTACTCACAGGGATATTTAGAGTTCTAAAACAGAACGGTCATCTTATCTTCTCTACACACAACCCTGCTTATTGGGGTAAAAAGCCAGCAACAGGAGAATCGTACACTAACTTGCGTGGGGTGCGGGTCTCGGAGCACCAGGATACATTGCCAGGAGGCGTCGAGATAACCTACTACAATCTCGAGGGTCAAGCAGAAATCAAAGAGGCAGTCGAACACGCAGGGTTTACTCTTGAAAAATCATTTGAACCAGAAGTACGAGAGGCAGACCTTACGTCGCTGAGCGAGGCCGAGTCTCTTAGCTACACAAAGCTAAAGACCAAGAACGCATTGCTACCATTGTTCTACATTGTTAGCGCAACCAAGAGCTAG